TCGACGGCGAGGAGAGCAGCCTCGACCTGGCCGTGCGCGCCGCGGCCGCCGTCGCCCGGCACGTGGGGCGCAGCGGTGACCGGGTCGGCCTGCGGGTGGTGGGGCCCGCCACCGGGGTGGTGGGCTACGGCTCGGGCGCGCGTCACCAGCAGCGGATCCTGGCGACGCTGGCCGGCGTGCGCCCCGGCCGGGCGCCCGAGGTCGACGCCGAGCGGATCCGGCTGCCCGTGGCGCCCGGCACCGTGGTCGTGGTGTTCTCACCGATGCTCGACGACCTGGTCTCGACGCTCACCGCCACCCTGACGCGCAAGGGGCTGCCGACCCTGGTCGTCGACACGCTGCCCCGTGCTGCGCACGGTCCTCGGCCCGGACCGGGGCACGGTCCTGGGGCCGGTGCCGAGGAGCTGGCCTGGCGGATGCGGCTCGTCGAGCGCGACCTGCTGCTGGGCGAGGTGGCGGCGCACGGCTGCCCCGTGGTGCCCTGGCGCGGGCCCGGCACCCTCGACCAGGTGCTGCGGGGCTTCTCCGGCCCGGCCCGCGCATCGAGGGCGGGAGCACGGTGACCCGCTGGCTGGGGCCGGTCGGCCCGGGTCAGTGGCCGGTGCGCGCCCTGGTGGCGACGATGCCGCTGCTCGCCCTGCTCTGCACGCTGGGTGCCGGCCAGGCGCCGGCGCCGTGGCTCGCGGGCCTGGTGCTGCTGCTCGGCGTGGGCTGGGCGTGCTTCCCCGAGTCGGCGGTCGGGGCCACCGTGCTGGTCGTCGTGGTGGCGTGGTGGGGGATCGGGCTGCGCGAGGGCCTGCACCCCTGGGCGCTGCCCGCGGCCCTGGCCCTGCTGACCGCCCACGTCGCCGCGACGCTGGCGGCGTACGGGCCGTTGGCCATGCCGGTCGACCGCGCCCTGACCCGGCTCTGGGTGCGCCGCGGCCTGCTGGTCTGGCTGGCGACGCCGGTGACCTACGCGCTGGCGGTGGGCGTGGGCGGGAGCGTGCCCCCCGCCCCGGTCTGGCTGGTGGGCCTGGCGGCCGTGGCCGCTGCGGCCACCGCGGCGTCGGTGCTGCTGGGCAGGCCCGACTGAGCGGGGGGTCGGGCCCGGCCCGGGACGCCGCCCGGATACTGGGCGCGTGAGCCGTCGACTGAAGACCATCCTGCTCGTGGGCGTGCTGGTCGCCATGGTCAACCTGCCGCTGGTGGGCAGCCTGCTCCAGGACCGCGACCTGCGCACGAACGGCACCCGGGTCGAGGTCGCCGCCGAGCCGGTCGAGGTGGCCGACCCCAGCGGCGACGAGCTCGACCGGCTGGTCGCGGTGGCCCTGCCCGACGCAGTGGTCGAGGCCGTGGTGGGCGAGCAGGCCGAGGACGGCGCCGCCGAGGCGCAGGACGAGCGGATCGTGGTGCAGCTCGAGCAGGCGGCGTACGACGACGTGGTCGCGAGCGGGCGTGCCGAGGTCGTGCACCTGCCCGACAACCCCAAGGTCTACCGTGTCACCGGCCGCGAGACGGGCAGCACGGCGCTGGTCACCACCCTGGCCGTCGACGCCGCGCTGGTGGTGCTCGTCGGGCTGTTCCTGGCGCTGCGCCACCGCCTGCGCCCCGAGCTGCGGCTGGTGGCGACCGGCGACCTGGTGACCACCACCGAAGCCGACGGGCTGCTCGAGCGGCTCGAGGCGCAGTCCTACCGGGTGCGCGGGTCGGTCGCGCTCGTCGAGGACGACGACGTGGTGCTCGTGGTCGGCGACCGGCGGGTGCGGGTGCACCTCGACGGCCACCACAACCCCGCCGGCCGGCTCGACCACGTCGAGGTGCGCGGCACGATGGTCGGCTGAGGGGAGCTGGCGCCGGCTCGGCGGGGAAGTGGCGCCGGCTCGGCGGGGAACTGGCGCCGGGTCGCGTCCTGGCGGGTGGGGCGGCGGTGACCGGCGGGCTGCCACACTTCCGGGCATGACCGCCCTGGACGACTTCACCGCCCGCAGCATCGACGGCCGGGAGGTGGACCTCGCCGACTACCTCGGCCAGGTCGTGCTCGTGGTCAACACCGCCTCGCAGTGCGGCTTCACCCCCCAGTACCAGGGGCTCCAGCAGCTGCACGACACCTACGCCGAGCGCGGCTTCAGCGTGCTCGGCTTCCCCTGCGACCAGTTCGGCGGCCAGGAGCCGGGCGCCGACGACGAGATCGCCGGGTTCTGCGAGCGCAACTTCGGCGTCACCTTCCCGCTGTTCTCCAAGGTCGAGGTCAACGGCGACGACGCCCACCCCCTCTACCAGTGGCTGCGCTCGGAGAAGGGCGGGCTGCTGGGCAGCAAGATCAAGTGGAACTTCACCAAGTACCTGATCGGGCGCGACGGGACGGTCGTCGACCGCTACGCGCCCACCACCAAGCCCGAGAAGATCGCCGCCGACATCGAGAAGGAGCTCGCCCGATGACCCGCTTCTCCGCCAGCACCGAGGCCACCGCCGTCGTGAAGGCCACCCGCCAGGAGATCTGGGACCTCCTGGTCGACCCCGACGCGATCGCCGAGATGACCCCCTTCGTCAAGCGCATCACCGCCGACGGTGACCACTGGCGCTGGGAGATGAGCGGGCTGGAGGTGCTCGGCAAGAACGTCTCGCCCGCCTTCACCGAGAAGATGACCTTCACCGACCTCGAGCGCATCGAGTTCCGCCACGACCCGCCCGAGGGCACCACCGAGCGCTCGGCCGTCGAGGGCTGGTACGAGCTCTCCGACGCCGACGAGGGCACCCACCTGGCCACCAACCTCGAGATCACCCTCGACCTGCCGCTGCCCAAGGTCTCCTCCAAGGCCGTCACCGCCACGATGAGCGGGGTCATCGAGAAGATGGGCGACCGGTTCTCCAAGAACCTGCTCGACCGGCTGGGCACCACCGAGGCCTGAGCGCCCCCGGCGTACGACGACAGCAGCCCCCGGCCGACCGGCCGGGGGCTGCTGCGCGTGGTGCTGGGCCCGGGTGGTGCTGGGCCTGGGTGGTGCTGGGCGCGAGCGGGTCAGACCCGCTGGCTCTGCTCGTCGGTGAGCTCGTCGAGCTCGCTGTCGAGGTCGCTCTCCTCCTCGTGGTAGCCCGGGCCACGGTCGAGCTTCTCGCCCTCCACGTCGACGTCGGGCAGCACCTTGTCGAGCCAGGCCGGCAGCCACCAGGAGCGGTCGCCCATCAGGTAGAGCAGGGCCGGGATCAGGACCATCCGCACGACGAAGGCGTCGAAGACGATCGCGATCGCCAGCGCGAAGCCCATCGACTTGATGATGGCGTCGTCCTGGAGCATGAAGGCGGAGAAGACCGCGGTCATGATCGCGGCGGCGGCGGTCACCACGCGGGCCGAGTTGCGGAACCCGTCGACGATCGCGTCGGGGGTCGACATGCCGTGCACCCGGGCCTCGCGGATGCGGGTCACCAGGAAGACCTGGTAGTCCATCGCGAGACCGAAGACGACGCCGATGAGGAACAGCGGGATGAAGCTGACCAGCGGCTGGCCCTCGACGAATCCGCCCCAGCCGAGCTGGAAGACCGCCACGGTGGCGCCGAGCGTGGCCAGCACCGAGAGCAGGAAGCCCAGGGTGGCGGTCAGCGGCACCAGGATCGAGCGGAAGACGATCATCAGCAGGATGAAGGCCAGGCCCACGATGATCGACAGGTAGACCGGCAGCGCGTCGGCCAGGCGGTCGGAGACGTCGGTGGTGATCGCGGTCAGGCCGGTGACACCGAGGTCGGTGCCGGTGGCGTCCTCGATGCCGGACTCGCCGTCGCGCAGCTCGGTGAGCAGGTCCTGGGCCTCGGCGTCGGCGGGGCCGAACTCGGGCAGCACCTGCACCAGGGCCCCGGTGGGGCTGGCCTCGGGGGTGCCGGGCTCGGCGGTGGGGTCGGCGTTGGTGGCCACGACCTGGGCGTTCTCGACGCCCTCGAGGCCGCTCGCCCAGCCCACGACCTCGCCGAACGCGGCGCCCTGCTCGCCGTCGGCCACGTCGCGGGCGTCGACGACGACCAGCAGCGGGGCCTCGCGGCCGGGCCCGAACTCGGCCGCGATGATGTCGGAGGCCTGGCGCTGGGTGGTGTCGCTGGCGGCGGTGGAGTCGGTGGGGAAGGCCAGCTGCAGCTCCTTGAGCGGGATCGCGAGGGCACCCAGCGCGACCACGACGGCCAGCACGAGGGCGACCGGTCGCTTGCCGACCCAGCGCGCCCAGCGCACGCCGTTGTTGACCACCAGGCCCTGCTCGTCGCGCTGCGGGGCGTAGCGGCGCACCTGGGCGCCGAAGGCCCTGCGGCCCAGCATGCCCAGCACCGCCGGCAGCAGGGTGAGCGAGATCAGCACCGCGACGAAGACGGTGGCCGCGGCGGCCAGACCCATCGCGGAGAGGAACGGGATGCCCACGACCGAGAGCGCCGAGAGGGCGATCAGCACGGTCAGGCCGGCGAAGACGACCGCCGAGCCGGCGGTGCCGACCGCGATCCCGACCGCGCGGGCCCGGTCGTCGGTGTGGTGCAGCTCGGTGCGGTAGCGGGCCAGGATGAAGAGCGTGTAGTCGATGCCGACCGCGAGGCCGATCATCGTGGCCAGGATCGAGGTGCTGCTGGAGATGTCGACGAAGGCGGTCATCGCGGTGACGCCGGTCAGGCCGATGGCCACGCCGATGAGCGCGGTGATGATCGGGAGGCCGGCGGCGACCAGCGAGCCGAAGGTCAGGATCAGCACCAGCAGGGCCACGCCGATGCCGAGGGCCTCGGAGGCCAGGCCGGGGGTGGCGAAGCCGGTCGCGCCGGGGCCGTTGGCCTCGACGACCAGGCCCTGGTCGCGGGCGTCGTCCATCACCTCGTCGAGCGCGTCGAGCGTCTCCGGCTCGACGTCGGCGGGCGTCTCGACGTCCCAGGTGTAGGTGATCAGCCCGGTGCGCCCGTCCTCGGTCAGCGGCGAGAGGGCCGCCGCGTCGGCGCGGGCCTGCTGCACGTCGCCCCCGCTGGCGCGGGCCTGCTCGACGAGCATCTGCTCCTGGCCGGCCGCGACCTCGCCGGGGGGAAGGATCTCGACGTCGTCGGCCTGCTGGGGTAGCGCGGCGAGGTCGGCGATGAGCTGGTCGACGACCTCGGCGTTGGCGTCGTCGGCGAGGGTCTCGCCCTCGGGCGCCTGCACCACGACGTTGACGTTGGCCTGGTCGAAGGCGCTCGTGGCGCCGGGGAAGAGCTCGGCCTGGAGGTCCGCGGCCTGCTCGGAGGGGATGCCGGGGATGGTGAAGTTGTCCGACATCGGCTTGGAGAAGGCGGCGGCGAGGCCGATGATCACGGCCAGCACGGCCACCCACGCGGCGATGAAGAACGGCCAGCGTCGATAGGCGGTGGTCCCGAGTCGGGCGAGCAGGGTGGCCATGGTGTCTCTCTCCTGTGTACGGCGTACGGCGTCGGTGGGCAGCGTCGGCTGCGGGTGGGGTGCGGGTGTGGGGCGGGTCGGCTCAGCGGCCCAGCAGCTCGCCGGCGGCGTGCAGCTGGTCGACGAAGAGGTCGACGAGGTCGGTGTCGGTGGGGTCGTCGGCGGCCAGGTAGACGCGCATGGTGGAGTCGAAGACCCCGACCAGCAGGCGCACCAGCAGGTGGGCGCGGTCCTCTCCCAGGTCGGGGTCGCGCCGCAGCAGCAGGGCGGCGATCTCGTCGGCGGTCTGCTCGAAGTGCTGGTGCACCGCCTCCATGAGGCGGTTGGAGCAGGTGAGCAGGGTGCGCCGCATCGCGACGTTCTGGGGGTCGAACTCCTCGTCGGCCAGGATCGGTCGGGCGAGGGCCGCCAGGTCGGCGACCAGGCCGCCGGTCGGGCCGCCCTCGACGAAGGTGGCGAAGGCGGCGAGGGCGACCGGGTCCTCGCGGCGCGTCGGTGAGCCGGCCGCCCCGAGCACGGCGTCGACCTTGGAGCCGAAGTAGTTGAACAGGGTGCGGCGCGAGACCTCGGCGGCCGCCGCGAGCTCGTCCATCGTCCAGCCGTCGAGGCCACGGTCCCGGGTCAGCTGCATGGCGCACCGGTTGATGCGGGTGCGGGTCAGTGCCTGCTTGGTGGGGCGAGCCTCGACACCCGTTGCACTTTCAGCCATGGAGTGCATTCTGCACTATCGATCCAAAAGTGCAGAACTTTGTGCGCAGCGTCACAAGCGGGTGCGCGCGCGTGTCCGACTTGCCGGTAACCGCTCGGTGGGCGGAAGGTGAGCACGTGTCCAGGTCAGCCACCACCTCGTCGTACTCGATCACCATGCGCCTGCACACGGCGCCGGACCACGGGGTGGTGGGCGCGGTCGCGACCGCCATCAGCACCGCCGGCGGCATCGTCACCGCCATCGACGTCGCGGAGTCCAGCCACGAGCGGCTCGTCGTCGACGTCACCTGCTCGGCCGGCGACGCCGACCACGCCCAGGAGCTCCAGGACGTCGCCGCCACGGTGCCCGGGGTCGAGGTCTACCGCACCAGCGACCGGGTCTTCCTGCTGCACATCGGCGGCAAGATCGAGGTCGGCTCCAAGGTGCCGCTGAAGAACCGCGACGACCTCTCGATGGCCTACACCCCCGGCGTGGGACGGGTCAGCATGGCGCTCTACGAGAACCCCGACGACGTGCGCCGCCTGACCATCAAGGGCAACTCCGTCGCGGTCGTCACCGACGGCTCGGCCGTGCTCGGCCTGGGCAACATCGGCCCCGGGGCGGCGCTGCCGGTGATGGAGGGCAAGGCGGCGCTCTTCAAGCGCTTCGCCGACATCGACGCCTGGCCGATCTGCCTCGACACCCAGGACACCGACGAGATCGTGCGCGCCGTCGAGCTCATCGCCCCCGGCTTCGGCGGCATCAACCTCGAGGACATCGCCGCCCCCCGCTGCTTCGAGATCGAGCGGCGCCTGCGCGAGAGCCTCGACATCCCGGTCTTCCACGACGACCAGCACGGCACCGCCATCGTGGTCCTCGCCGCGCTGACCAACGCCCTGCGGGTGGTCGGCAAGCAGCTCGACCAGGCGCGCGTCGTGGTGGCCGGGGCCGGCGCGGCCGGCACCGCCATCGTGACCCTGATGCTGGCCGCCGGCGTCGGCGACGTGGTGGTCTGCGACAAGGACGGCGCCCTCTCGGCCGACGACGACACGCTCTCGCCCGCCATGGCCGAGCTGGCCTCGCGCACCAACCGCGAGCGGCGCCGCGGCGACCTGCACACGGTGCTGCACGGCGCCGACGTCTTCATCGGCGTCTCCGCGCCCGGGGTGCTCCAGGCCGAGTGGATCCCCGACATGGCCGACGACGCCGTCGTCTTCGCGCTGGCCAACCCCGACCCCGAGGTCGACCCGGCCGAGGCGTCGAAGTACGCCGCCGTGGTGGCCTCGGGCCGCTCGGACTACCCCAACCAGATCAACAACGTGCTGGCCTTCCCCGGCGTCTTCCGCGGTCTGCTCGACGCCCGGGCCTCCAACGTGACGATCGAGATGATGCTGCGCGCCGCCGAGGCGATCGCGCACGTGGTCCACGACGACGAGCTCAACCCGAGCTTCATCATCCCCACGGTCTTCCACCCCGACGTGCCCGGCGCGGTGGCCTCGGCCATCAAGGGCTGAGCCCCGGGCGAGCGAGGGTGGGGGCGCTCAGCCCTCGCCCGACGGGTCGGCCTCGGGGGCGGCCAGGCGCAGCTCGTCGAGCGGGCGCACGCTGACCCGCCGGTCGAGCGCGCGGCCGACGTCGGGGCGGCGCTGGGCGACCACCGTGACGGCGTACGGCGCGCCGCGCAGCAGGAAGCTGCCACCCCAGCGGCCCTCGTCGGGGCCCGACTTCAGCCTCGAGGCCCGCCACCGCTCGCGGCGCACGCCGCTGGAGGAGCGGTCGGCGTTGGACTCCACACCGTGGAGCTGGTCGAAGTAGCGCCGCGCGGCCTTGGCGCCGTTGACCTGGCTGTAGGTGATCTGCACGGGCCCGGCGATCGAGACGTCGCAGGTCCACATCGCGGGGCGCTGGTACTGCGGGTTGGCGGCGAGCTCGTCGCGGCAGTCGAGGCGGTCGGGGTCGAAGGACGGGAAGACGTGGCGCAGCCCGTCGCGACCCGTGGGCAGCGCGCAGGAGCGCTCGTCGGTCTTCTCCTCGCCGTCCCAGCAGGTCACCGCGTCGGTGGCGGCGTCGCTGGTGCCGCTGCTGGCCGACGGCTCGTCGTCGCCGGGCCACAGCAGGGTGCTGCCGACGTACGCCGCCACCCCGAGGCCGGCCAGGAGCGGGACGACCACCAGCGCGGTGCGGGCCCGGCTGGGCCGCGCGTAGAGCGCCTCGAGCATGCCCGGCGGCAGCCCCGCGGGCAGCGGGCCGCCGCTCCGGTCCTGGTCTGTGGCCTGTTCTGCGGCTGGGTCCGGGACGGGCTCGTCGGACCGCTCGTCCGGGCGCGCGTCGGGACGTCGGGGAGCACTCACGTCCGCCTCCTCGTGGTCGGTGGCACGGCGGGGCGCCCCCATTGTGCCCCGCGTCACGACCTCGTGGCCTCACCTGTGCGGGCTGGCGACGGTCTGGACCGGTGGGCGCCCGGGACCTTCGACCCGTGACCGGCGGCGCGGGGGCGCGCACCATGAGTCATGTCCTACGGAGTGCTGACCTCGAAGACCGGGCACCTGCTCGTCGAGACCACCACGGGCACCGGCACCGCGGCGTCCGACGCGGCGCTCGACCGGTTCCAGACCGTGTGGGGCTCGACCTGGGTCGCCGGGCGCCTCACCCTCACCACGCTGCACCTGACGTTCGTGCCCATCCGCGTGGCACGCGGCGCGGCGATGCTCACCCTCGACCTGCGCGAGGTCACCGGGGTGGAGCTCGGCGGGGGCCGGGTCTCGCGCGCCGTGGGGGTGCGCACGGCGGGCCACGTCACGCGCCTGCGCTGCCACGGGGCCCCGGCCCTGGCCCAGCAGGTGGCCGACCTGGCGATGGCGGCCGGCGCCCGCCGGAGGCCGTGAGCGGCCGACCTACCGAGAGACGTCGCACCTTTACAAGTCACTGCCTCTTGTCAATCTGCTTGACATTCCCTACGGTGATGTCAAGCAGATGTCGTGACCCCCGTCACCGCCAGGAGGCTCCCCGTGGCCAGCAGCACCCCCTCGTCCGTCCCCCGACCCACCGCACCCGGCTCGTCGGGCAGCGGCTCGACCGTGCCCGAGGGGTCCACCGAGGCCTGGCGCGACCACAAGCGGTTCCTGTGGCTGATCGGCCTGGTGGTGCCCTCGCTGGCCTTCGTCGCCGGCGGCGGCTGGGCGCTGACCGGGTGGGGGGCGTTCTTCTGGATCGGCCCGATCATCGTGCTGGTGGTCGTGCCCGCCATCGACCTGGTCGCCGGCCTCGACCGGGCCAACCCGCCCGACGACGCGATCGAGGCGCTCGAGAACGACAAGTACTACCGCTGGATCACCTACGCCTTCCTGCCGATCCAGTACGCCGGCTTCGTCGGCGCGATGTACGTCATCGCCGAGGGGGCGCCGTTCGGGCTCGGTGAGCTGAGCACCGTCGACAAGATCGGGCTCGCGCTGTCGATCGGCGTCATCGGCGGGATCGGGATCAACACCGCCCACGAGCTGGGCCACAAGCGCGAGGCCAACGAGCGCTGGCTCTCGAAGATCGCGCTCGCCCAGAGCTTCTACGGCCACTTCTACATCGAGCACAACCGGGGCCACCACGTGCGCGTGGCCACCCCGGAGGACCCCGCCTCCAGCCGCTTCGGCGAGAGCTTCTACCGGTTCTGGCCGCGCACGGTGCTGGGCTCCCTGCGCAGCGCCTGGCACCTGGAGCGCAAGCGCTACGCCCGCAAGGACACCCACCCCTTCCACCTCGGCAACGACGTGCTCAACGCCTGGTTGATGTCGGCGCTGCTGTGGGGCGCGCTGGTCGTGTGGCTGGGCCCGGTCGTGGTCCCGTTCCTGGTGCTGCAGGCCGTCGTCGGCTTCTCGCTGCTCGAGGTCGTCAACTACATGGAGCACTACGGGATGCGCCGCCAGAAGGTCGGCGTCGGCACCCGCCAGCGCTACGAGCGCGTCGACCCCTCGCACTCGTGGAACTCCAACAACATCGCCACCAACGTGCTGCTCTACCACCTGCAGCGCCACAGCGACCACCACGCCAACCCCACGCGGCGCTACCAGACCCTGCGCGACTTCGAGGAGAGCCCCGTGCTGCCCACCGGGTACGCCGGCATGATCGTGCTGGCCCTGGTGCCGCCGCTGTGGCGCCGGGTGATGGACCCCCGCGTCCTCGCGCACTTCGACGGCGACCTGACCCGCGCCAACCTCGACCCCCGCAGGCGCGAGCGGATCCTGGCGCGCTACCCGGCTCCCGGCGCGGTGGCCGCGGCCGAGCGCGTGGCCGACCCCTCGGCCGCCGCCCCCGCCCCCGCCCTGGTCGTCGAGGAGGAGGTGCTGGCCGCCCGCTGCCCCGGCTGCGGGTACACCTACGAGGTCGCGGTCGGCAACGAGCTCGAGGGCTTCGCCGCCGGCACCGCCTGGGCCGACATCCCCGACGACTGGTGCTGCCCCGACTGCGGGGTGCGCGAGAAGGTCGACTTCGTCGCCCTGAGCAACGCCGAGGCCCGCTGATGCGCATCGTGGTCGACCGGGACAGGTGCGAGGGCCTGGGTATGTGCGAGGCCATGGCCAGCGACGTCTTCGAGCTCGACGACGACGAGGTGATGCACGTGCTCGACGAGACCCCCGAGGAGTCGCAGCGCTCCCACGTGCACGCCGCCGTGCAGGCCTGCCCGGTGCTGGCGCTGAGCCTGCAGGGCTAGGACCCTCCGGCGCTCGGTCCCGGCCCGAGGCTGACGGCCCGGCGATGACGGCCGGTGCGCCCACGCTTCCTACACTCGGGGGCGTGAGCACCGCCGCCCTCCCCAGCATGCGCGACCGTGTCGTCGACGCCGCCGTCGTGCTGACCACCGAGGTGGGGTGGGCCAAGGTGACGATGGCGCGCCTGGCCGACGAGGTCGGCGTGTCGCGCCAGACCGTCTACAACGAGGTCGGCACCAAGGCCGGGCTCGCCGAGGCGATGATCCTGCGCGAGCTCGACCGCTTCCTGGCCGCGGTGACCGCCTCCTTCGACCAGCACCCCGACGACCTCGTCGAGGCGATCCGCGCCGCGGCCCGGGCCGTCCTGGAGGTGGCTCCCAGCAACCCCCTGCTGCACGCCGTCGTCTCGGCCACCCACGGCGCCGACACCGAGCTGCTGCCGCTGCTGACCACCCACGCGGGCTCGCTGCTCGCGGCGGCCCAGGACGTCATCGCCGCGCGCATCGCGCCGTACGACGTCGACCTGGGCGCCGAGGAGCTCGACGCCGCCATCGACATGGTGGTGCGGATCGTGCTCAGCCACGTCATGCAGCCCTCCGGCCCCGCCGACCGCACCGCCGACCGGATCGCCTGGATCGCCGCCCGGGTGCTCGGCTCCTAGCGGGCCGGGCGCGGGAGTTTCATCGGGCACCCGACGAAGCTCCTGCCGGGACCATGAAGCTTCATGGTCCCGGCGACAGGTTCATCGGGTGCCCGATGAAACTCCCTCGGCACGGGCCCGAGACCGCTCGCGCGCCTCGCGGAAGGCGGCGGTGACGTACGCCGGCACCGGGAGGCCCTTGTCGCGGGCCCACAGCAGCTCCATCTCGACGCGCGCGATCTGGGCGGTGAAGTCGGAGGAGTCGTCGATGCCGAGGGTGGCCATCAGGTCGCCGAAGTCGGCCAGCTGCTCGTCGTCGTTGGCGCCGACAGGGGAGAAGGAGAGCCGGCGCAGGTGGCGCACCAGCCACTTCTGCC
The Nocardioides marinisabuli genome window above contains:
- a CDS encoding SRPBCC family protein translates to MTRFSASTEATAVVKATRQEIWDLLVDPDAIAEMTPFVKRITADGDHWRWEMSGLEVLGKNVSPAFTEKMTFTDLERIEFRHDPPEGTTERSAVEGWYELSDADEGTHLATNLEITLDLPLPKVSSKAVTATMSGVIEKMGDRFSKNLLDRLGTTEA
- a CDS encoding ferredoxin, translating into MCEAMASDVFELDDDEVMHVLDETPEESQRSHVHAAVQACPVLALSLQG
- a CDS encoding glutathione peroxidase; this encodes MTALDDFTARSIDGREVDLADYLGQVVLVVNTASQCGFTPQYQGLQQLHDTYAERGFSVLGFPCDQFGGQEPGADDEIAGFCERNFGVTFPLFSKVEVNGDDAHPLYQWLRSEKGGLLGSKIKWNFTKYLIGRDGTVVDRYAPTTKPEKIAADIEKELAR
- a CDS encoding TetR/AcrR family transcriptional regulator, giving the protein MAESATGVEARPTKQALTRTRINRCAMQLTRDRGLDGWTMDELAAAAEVSRRTLFNYFGSKVDAVLGAAGSPTRREDPVALAAFATFVEGGPTGGLVADLAALARPILADEEFDPQNVAMRRTLLTCSNRLMEAVHQHFEQTADEIAALLLRRDPDLGEDRAHLLVRLLVGVFDSTMRVYLAADDPTDTDLVDLFVDQLHAAGELLGR
- a CDS encoding NAD-dependent malic enzyme; this translates as MRLHTAPDHGVVGAVATAISTAGGIVTAIDVAESSHERLVVDVTCSAGDADHAQELQDVAATVPGVEVYRTSDRVFLLHIGGKIEVGSKVPLKNRDDLSMAYTPGVGRVSMALYENPDDVRRLTIKGNSVAVVTDGSAVLGLGNIGPGAALPVMEGKAALFKRFADIDAWPICLDTQDTDEIVRAVELIAPGFGGINLEDIAAPRCFEIERRLRESLDIPVFHDDQHGTAIVVLAALTNALRVVGKQLDQARVVVAGAGAAGTAIVTLMLAAGVGDVVVCDKDGALSADDDTLSPAMAELASRTNRERRRGDLHTVLHGADVFIGVSAPGVLQAEWIPDMADDAVVFALANPDPEVDPAEASKYAAVVASGRSDYPNQINNVLAFPGVFRGLLDARASNVTIEMMLRAAEAIAHVVHDDELNPSFIIPTVFHPDVPGAVASAIKG
- a CDS encoding TetR family transcriptional regulator, translated to MSTAALPSMRDRVVDAAVVLTTEVGWAKVTMARLADEVGVSRQTVYNEVGTKAGLAEAMILRELDRFLAAVTASFDQHPDDLVEAIRAAARAVLEVAPSNPLLHAVVSATHGADTELLPLLTTHAGSLLAAAQDVIAARIAPYDVDLGAEELDAAIDMVVRIVLSHVMQPSGPADRTADRIAWIAARVLGS
- a CDS encoding fatty acid desaturase, which gives rise to MPEGSTEAWRDHKRFLWLIGLVVPSLAFVAGGGWALTGWGAFFWIGPIIVLVVVPAIDLVAGLDRANPPDDAIEALENDKYYRWITYAFLPIQYAGFVGAMYVIAEGAPFGLGELSTVDKIGLALSIGVIGGIGINTAHELGHKREANERWLSKIALAQSFYGHFYIEHNRGHHVRVATPEDPASSRFGESFYRFWPRTVLGSLRSAWHLERKRYARKDTHPFHLGNDVLNAWLMSALLWGALVVWLGPVVVPFLVLQAVVGFSLLEVVNYMEHYGMRRQKVGVGTRQRYERVDPSHSWNSNNIATNVLLYHLQRHSDHHANPTRRYQTLRDFEESPVLPTGYAGMIVLALVPPLWRRVMDPRVLAHFDGDLTRANLDPRRRERILARYPAPGAVAAAERVADPSAAAPAPALVVEEEVLAARCPGCGYTYEVAVGNELEGFAAGTAWADIPDDWCCPDCGVREKVDFVALSNAEAR
- a CDS encoding MMPL family transporter, which produces MATLLARLGTTAYRRWPFFIAAWVAVLAVIIGLAAAFSKPMSDNFTIPGIPSEQAADLQAELFPGATSAFDQANVNVVVQAPEGETLADDANAEVVDQLIADLAALPQQADDVEILPPGEVAAGQEQMLVEQARASGGDVQQARADAAALSPLTEDGRTGLITYTWDVETPADVEPETLDALDEVMDDARDQGLVVEANGPGATGFATPGLASEALGIGVALLVLILTFGSLVAAGLPIITALIGVAIGLTGVTAMTAFVDISSSTSILATMIGLAVGIDYTLFILARYRTELHHTDDRARAVGIAVGTAGSAVVFAGLTVLIALSALSVVGIPFLSAMGLAAAATVFVAVLISLTLLPAVLGMLGRRAFGAQVRRYAPQRDEQGLVVNNGVRWARWVGKRPVALVLAVVVALGALAIPLKELQLAFPTDSTAASDTTQRQASDIIAAEFGPGREAPLLVVVDARDVADGEQGAAFGEVVGWASGLEGVENAQVVATNADPTAEPGTPEASPTGALVQVLPEFGPADAEAQDLLTELRDGESGIEDATGTDLGVTGLTAITTDVSDRLADALPVYLSIIVGLAFILLMIVFRSILVPLTATLGFLLSVLATLGATVAVFQLGWGGFVEGQPLVSFIPLFLIGVVFGLAMDYQVFLVTRIREARVHGMSTPDAIVDGFRNSARVVTAAAAIMTAVFSAFMLQDDAIIKSMGFALAIAIVFDAFVVRMVLIPALLYLMGDRSWWLPAWLDKVLPDVDVEGEKLDRGPGYHEEESDLDSELDELTDEQSQRV